Proteins encoded by one window of Manduca sexta isolate Smith_Timp_Sample1 chromosome 12, JHU_Msex_v1.0, whole genome shotgun sequence:
- the LOC115443672 gene encoding LOW QUALITY PROTEIN: nudC domain-containing protein 3 (The sequence of the model RefSeq protein was modified relative to this genomic sequence to represent the inferred CDS: inserted 1 base in 1 codon), with product MSHTNDFTKYDDVLTNILVNEKSILGFLSAIFSFLARRTDFYYVTEGPYENMGFPPGVAEELVIKVLKTCDPKNRKAPNGARKPSDINDEIMCSTVAQEVEVIADNEDDNEENETQVVTENPKEEKEATASISIPEDYKPPVIPTQKNSETYNGAQRDNYCWSQSITELDVTIKLPPSVKSSKDIKVSINPGDICVACKNGDVIIKDSLPFKIKTIDSFWSISEGKVLIHLEKVQERWWDKLLNTEVPIDLXKIDCSRRLDELPEDHIAKIKELQWNQEQKSKGLPTSDDIRNMEILKKAWNAPGSPFKGQEYDPSLLQLSSQTLGKKD from the exons ATGTCTCATACAAacgattttacaaaatatgatgATGTATTGACAAATATATTGGTGAATGAAAAATCTATTCTGGGCTTCCTTTCGGCTATATTCAGCTTTTTAGCAAGACG GACCGACTTCTACTATGTCACCGAGGGACCCTACGAAAACATGGGCTTTCCGCCGGGAGTTGCGGAGGAATTAGTCATAAAAGTTCTCAAAACATGTGACCCAAAGAACCGAAAGGCGCCAAATGGCGCTCGCAAACCCTCAGACATAAATGACGAAATAATGTGCTCAACTGTTGCCCAAGAAGTGGAAGTTATTGCAGATAATGAGGATGATAATGAAGAAAATGAAACACAAGTTGTCACAGAAAATCCAAAGGAAGAAAAAGAAGCAACAGCTTCTATATCCATTCCTGAGGACTATAAACCTCCAGTGATACCAACACAAAAGAATAGTGAAACCTATAATGGTGCTCAAAGAGATAATTATTGTTGGTCGCAGTCTATCACAGAACTTg ATGTTACAATAAAACTGCCTCCAAGTGTGAAAAGCTCTAAAGATATAAAGGTGTCTATCAACCCAGGTGATATTTGTGTTGCTTGTAAAAACGGAGATGTTATAATAAAGGATTCATTGCCATTCAAAATCAAAACTATTGATAGCTTCTGGAGTATTAGCGAAGGCAAAGTTTTGATTCATTTAG AGAAAGTACAGGAACGATGGTgggataaattattaaatactgagGTACCAATTGATC TCAAAATAGATTGTTCTCGACGTTTGGATGAGTTACCTGAAGATCATATTGCaaag atcaAGGAATTGCAATGGAATCAAGAACAAAAAAGTAAGGGTCTACCTACAAGTGATGACATACGTAACATGGAAATTTTGAAGAAGGCATGGAATGCTCCAGGCTCTCCATTTAAAGGACAAGAGTATGATCCTTCATTGTTGCAACTGTCATCACAAACATTGGGAAAAAAGGATTGA
- the LOC119189093 gene encoding LOW QUALITY PROTEIN: zinc-type alcohol dehydrogenase-like protein SERP1785 (The sequence of the model RefSeq protein was modified relative to this genomic sequence to represent the inferred CDS: inserted 1 base in 1 codon; deleted 2 bases in 2 codons), translated as MHVCLNYVFIALSYFVIGLRPTVQEMASLNQILPKTMKGVGLYKYLPISNFDSLMDIQLEIPKIREKDVLVEVKATSVNPIDTKQRAPKPNVEATPRILGWDGSGVVVAKGENAKIFSVGDEVFFTGDLRRNGSNAQYVALNEVLVGLKPKSLTFEEAAAMPLTSVTAYETIYDRLLLSEKDKGKTLLIINSAGGVGSVATQIAKNLGLTVIGTASRPKSQAFTLQHGANIVLNHTEDLEPQLDKLGYANGVDFILVNYDPFPYWDTLMKIIKPQGKISIIVDSSGPVDLRPLKDKSVTLVSESMLTRIKYDTEDXFRHHEILQEVSKMLDNGTLKCTLTKTLSPINAANLREAHRLIEEQKMIGKLVLSGF; from the exons ATGCATGTGTGTTTAAATTACGTATTTATCGCGTTATCGTATTTTGTCATTGGTCTACGTCCAACTGTGCAAGAAATGGCTTCTTTGAATCAAATATTACCGAAAACTATGAAAGGTGTTGGTTTGTATAAATACTTACCAATATCTAATTTCGACAGTCTTATGGATATACAGCTTGAGATACCAAAGATACGAGAAAAAGATGTTTTAGTTGAAGTAAAGGCTACATCGGTTAATCCAATTGATACTAAACAACGGGCCCCTAAGCCAAATGTAGAAGCAACGCCGAGGATTCTAGGCTGGGACGGATCAGGAGTTGTTGTCGCTAAAGGTGAAAATGCAAAGATTTTCAGTGTGGGTGATGAAGTGTTTTTCACCGGCGATTTAAGAAGAAATGGATCTAATGCACAGTATGTCGCTTTAAATGAAGTCTTAGTGGGCTTAAAACCGAAATCTTTAACATTCGAGGAA GCAGCTGCTATGCCATTAACTTCAGTGACGGCCTATGAAACAATATATGACCGGCTTTTGCTGTCTGAGAAAGATAAAGGTAAAactcttttaattattaacagtGCCGGTGGTGTTGGATCTGTGGCAACTCAAATTGCA AAGAATTTAGGGCTGACTGTAATTGGAACTGCATCACGGCCTAAATCTCAAGCTTTTACTCTGCAACATGGAGCTAACATTGTCCTCAACCACACAGAGGATTTGGAACCACAGCTAGATAAACTTGGTTATGCAAATGGTGTTGATTTCATCCTAGTAAACTATGATCCATTTCCTTATTGGGAtacattaatgaaaataattaaacccCAAGGCAAGATCTCAATCATTGTTGACAGTAGCGGACCTGTTGATTTAAGGCCTTTGAAGGACAAAAGTGTTACTTTAGTGTCAGAGTCCATGTTAACTAGAATCAAATATGATACGGAAG TTTTCCGCCATCATGAGATATTGCAGGAGGTATCAAAAATGCTAGACAATGGTACACTAAAATGTACACTTACAAAAACATTGTCACCGATTAATGCTGCCAATTTGAGGGAAGCCCATAGGCTTATAGAGGAGCAGAAAATGATTGGAAAGCTTGTGTTAAGTGgattttga